A window of Hordeum vulgare subsp. vulgare chromosome 5H, MorexV3_pseudomolecules_assembly, whole genome shotgun sequence genomic DNA:
GCCATTTTACAAATAACCGAAATCTCATCCAATGACACAGTGAGAGTTTACATGCTAGTAGAACCTAaagatgcacacacacacacaaattacTGCataagatacaacatggcatgacAAAAAAAAAGGGGCAGCCCGGTGCATGTAGCTCCCGCTTGCGCAGGGTCCGGCCACTTGGGTCTATTGTACGCAGCCTTTCCCTGCATTTCTGCAAGAGGCTGTTTCCAGGACTTGAATGCGTGACCTCATGGTCACAAGGCAGCAGCTTTACAACATGGAAtgacaaagaaaacagaaaatgCCAATACAGGATGGAACAAACCAgcaaatatatcttggaataaaGATTCTTCACCAAAGAAATCATCAGAGAAAAGGTACCTGTAGTCGGTTGAAATATCATCAGGCTGCCACTTATTCACTGTATAAATTTAAAAACAAGGAAACAGCAATCTTACTCAGAAGTAGCTGTATCAATCAGAAGTTTTTGTAAGCTTCTGAAAAGAACTTCATATGGATACTTCTGTGACTTAGCTTCAGATATATGAGGTATCAACGCAGGCTGATCAATATCCTGATATACCAAAAGCAGGGCACACAGAAATTATACCATTGCACTTGTTACTTGAGAGTAAATTAATCATTCAGCAACAGTATGGAGTTTAAAGTTCAAAATTAATTCTTCAATCGTGGATCATTTTCCACCAAATTTACAATATACTGGTAGAGGCATTAGAGCATGTCAAAATAACCTAAACTCTGGTtttataaaatttgcaacaagCCAGAATGAACATGGCAAAGAAATTTCACTAATTGACTAGATTTTTCAGTGTGCACATAGACTAGAGAAAAGCATGTCCTCGAATTTGTTCAAAGACTTGTCTCGAAATTAGCCGTACTTATTCTGTATGTATGTCATGAACCAACCGAATCGGCTATGCTCATGCTGCATGCTAGACTTATGTGGCTTGCTTTTGTTATCGCTCAAATATAATTTGTTGGTGTTACAGAAATTCATACAAGTTACCAAGAACCCTGCAGCCACACAACCCAGTATAGCTCTGGGCTCCCATGTATTGCTTGAGTCACAAATTTCAAAATCATGAACTGATTGATGAATTAAATTACATTATCTAACTGAAGTGTCACTATGTCATTAGTAAATACCTTTAAGACGTTTATTCTTTCACCAAGAGCAAACACCGAAGAACGGGCTTTCAGAGGTTCTTTTCCAATGGAGAAAAGGTAGCCTGTACTTCTAGTTTCAACTCCAAGTAAGTCGGTGGAGGTTGCTATATCCAGCTGTAATTTCTCCAAAGCTTGTATGTATGCACGAAAATGTGCACTCAGAACCTGAAAATTGGAAGTGATAGTAGAAATGTCAATCAGAATAGATATAATTTAGGGCAAGATATCCAAGAAATAAATGAAGGTCTTTATGTCTATATTTGCTCGTACTGCCCAAATAAGATATGAACCTTATCACAGATGCTAGCTGTCTAACATAATACATGCAGGAATAATAAAGATGTCAGCATACACTACATATAAAGGTAAGAGGAATTGCAATTACGCATAGCAGTAAGAACTAGAATAAAGCAATGACAAACAGCAGTAATTGCAGCACAGATGTGTCTTTGGATTCTCTCATTCTCAAGCCTCTATGTCTAGTACACCCTTGGTTTCATAGTAAATCCCCTCATTATTGACAGGCAGCAACAAATTAATCTCTTCCAAACACATCCAAGTAGGGTTAGAAAGTGGAAAcattatattaaaataacacaatTGATTTCCTCAATGTACAGTTATTTCAAAACATAGACTGCCGGGTGCCAAGGCCAGTTATTGGAAAGGAGGGAGTACAATGTAGTGCTAAGCCAAAATTCTACATTTTTTGCCACAAATTAAGTTGATAGCATGGTACCTATTCTATACACCTAGAATATaaaaaggtactccctccgtcccaaaataagtttttttttttttgagaaaacgcaaaagacttttgcggttcattgtattgaaaagaaggggtttagtacaatcctcctaggaggcaTATTTACAAGGTGAACACATGCACACTAGTGGACATCCCATGTTTGTGGCAAGATGGCCCGAAGCCCCAAGGCGCCCGCTCTGGCCCAGAGGCCGGCCTCTTCCTTAATCGTAGCCACCAGGGAGGTAACCGACGGTGTTGCACCCTCAAACACGCATCCGTTGCGATGCTTCCAAATCATCCAAGGGACGAGCAAAGCAACGGAAGCCAATCCCTTGTGCATAGGCCTAGGGGTGTCGTGTCCTGCAGAGCACCACCAGTCGTGTAGAGTGGCATCGTTGTTGGGCAGCGGGCAAGAGAGGCGCAGCCATGAGAGGATCTCGTGCCACACTTCACGGCTGAAAGGGCATTCCAGGAGAAGATGATGAATCGTCTCCGGAGCCTGATCGCAAAGAGGGAAGCGCTGTGGGTGCGGCAGGTTGCGCCTCGCGAGGCGGTCGGCCGTCCAGCACCGATCGAGGTTGGCAAGCCAGTGGAAGAAGCGCACCCGAGGCGGTGCCCAGCACTTCCAGGTAAGTTTCCAAGCTTGGCATCTCGCAGAGCCTTGAAAAGTGGCGAGGTATGCGGATTTGGTGGAGTACTCGCCGCTCGCGGTCCACTTCCAGCGAATGCTGTTTGGTGCGTCAGTGAGGACAGTTTCGGCGAGCATGTGCCAGAGGCGCAGGTATTCTCCAATCTCCGGGATGCCAATCATGTCGTGGATGTCCGTGGCCCATTGGTTCGCGTGAAGGCCGTCCGCAACAGTTCTTGACTTGCGACGCCGTTTGGGGATGAGATCAAAAAGGAGAGGCGCGATCTCTCGGATTGCACGTCCGTTGATCCATCGGTCCTCCCAGAATAGGGCGCGCTGGCCATTGCCGACAGCCATGGTGGTAGAGGCGAAGAAGAGCGCGCGCTCCTCGGGCGCGAAGTGCAGGTCAAGGCCGCTCCAGGCCCTGCCAGCATCGACTCGGCTGAGCCACTGCCACCGCATGCGAAGGGCGAGGCCAGTGCGCTCGAGGTCGTGGACGCCGAGGCCCCCAAACTGGATAGGCCGGCAGACGCGCCGCCAGTTGACATGACAATTGCCTCCGTGGGCCTCGGCGCGGCCAGCCCAGAGAAATCCTCTCTCAATCTTCTCCAAGAGTTTGATGGTCTTCTTTGGCGGCGCAAGCACAAGGAGCTGATGAATGGGAATCGCGCTCAAGACAGCCTTGGCAAAGGCAAGGCGGCCGGCTTTGTTCATTAGCCAGGCCTTCCAGGAGGGCAGCTTCCCAGCGACCTTATCGACGACGGGTTGCAGTTGGGCAGCCGTGGGGCGACGCAGCGTGAGCGGGATGCCCAAGTAAGTAAGCGGGAAGTCGACGATGGGGCAGCCCAGGTGCGCGACAacaccgtcccaaaataagtgactcgactttgtactaaagttaagttagtacaaagttgagtaacttattttgggacagagggagtataatacAATATACAAATCAAATATAAACGATATTTACAGAAATATGTCTTCATTCATTGGAAGAATCAGTATACTTTTAATGTGGAATTTGGATCCACCAAGACAGAAACAAAGCACTGGTCAAACTCTTCTGTTGGATTAAGGTAGCAGCTCTTCATAGCCATTGACTACCCGAGAGGGTAGAAGAATAGGACCTATATTCTGGGACATACAATTGAGTTACAGATGTATGGTCATTGGACTTCAACCGGGTTATTCTATTGTCTATTCCACTTGTAAATGGAGAAAAAAACTAAAGGCAGATGAATGAAAGAAGACATATTCAAATCACATTCACAGTAGCACTCACCTTATTCATGGTATCAATGTAAGCCGTGCGAACTTCTGCATATATCTCCTTAGCATGTTCCTTAAGGAAAACTATTGTGTATCTACAGTGGAGAGGACAAATGAAACAAATTGAGACATTATACAGTTGGAAAGAGTGAGAGAGTAACACATACATACAGATAAGTCAACCAACAATAAAATGGCAATTTAATCCTATGACCATATGCAGTGTTATAAACTAAGGTTTAAAAGAATTTTAGAGGGACAGCTCTCGGCAAGGAAGGCAAGGTAGTATAGCTGTTTCTTCTCCTATATGCATAGTTCAATAGCTTAAGGCTCCTGGATCTTTATAATAGTCTTTCCCGCCAATAGGAATACCACTCAGACTCAATAGCCCAGTCAACTGGGACATGGACTCTCATACTTGCCTCACTAGGACTCAATTCCCTGACTCAACTAGGACTCCTACGATCCCAATTCAACTCTTGAAGCTCGCCACGGATGGTCTCGCGAAGGCTTATATAATCCTAGAATAATCCTAGCTTTCTGGGTTTTCGACCAAGGGGGTCTCAGTTTCATAAAGACGATAATGCCAAAGTCGTCGATTTCAGTAGAAGTCCTGATGTTACATTAGCAATAGTTAATCAAATATGGCTCTTTATGATTGGTAAACTTGCCCTCGGTAACGCTCTATGCCAAAAACCATGAATTATGTATGTCCACTTGTGAGGATTCCAAATTAAAGAAATCTGGCATAAAGTAATTTCTCATCTAGTACACTAAAATGAGAAGCACTGCAGACATTCTACAAACAGGGGTTAAAAGTGGAAAATAAATATCAAGGCAAGAGAGTTGGCATACTTGTATTTAAGGACACTCTGTTGTAGAATCTGAATGTttgtttttggttttctcaaGGCATAGAACTTTTGGATGATAAACTCAAAAATCTGCAGGAAAATTACGAAAGCATAAGCAATAGAACCATGTTGTAACTTTATGATGTCCAATTGGCTAGATAAACATTAAAAAAAAAAGCGCAAGAAACACAGCGGATGCAATTCTTGATTGCAGGTAAACTTGTTCATAGCTTCCATGAAAACCACCATACCATATTAGGGCAAGCTAACAAAGATCAGGTTGATTCCTTATTTCATATGGAAATAGCAACCAGTATAATTAGTATACTGGCAGTGGCTGACAAGTGACAACACCACTCTACACTAGTAATTGACACACTTGCGGCATTTTTAATGCCATCAACCTCATGAAGTACATCATCAGCCTGAACAAATAATGATGAGTATCATGTAACCCTTTTTCATAATAAGCATTCAGTTCTACCAGATACACCTTGACACCTCAATCTAAGCTATTGTAGCACATGCCGACTGTCTGAACATAATTATGCAAGCCAGAGGCTTAGCACATTATCCCCGACGCCACAttataaaaataaacatagaagacATAATGCTTTACACCAAATAAGCACATATGTAGATGAGATACATAATGCACATACAGGAAGATGATATGTTAACATTCTTATGGACATTCGAGTTTGAATCATTAGAAAGAGAAAACCAGAAACTGTTTTCAGACCTTCGATACTGCTTTCTGCCGAAGTCTCTCAACCTCAGGCTGAACATCTTTGAGAGCCTTTGATGTTTTAACCATCGAATCAGCTTCAATGAATTTGATTTTTTTGCTTAGAATCTCAAGTGTTTTCATGTATTCATCATTAACCTGTGGGATTGTTGGATAAGCCATTATCAGTGATCCCATCAAAATACTTTATTCCGAGAAACATCCATCAAAGAATATTGAATTAAACACAACTTTAACTGCAAGAGAGCGGTGCTGATAATGATGTTACACTAACAAAGAAAGCCTTGGGGCATGTAATACATCCAATCAAAGCAAATAAAATAATACTTAGGAAAAATAAGACACCGGTTGAACAAATGAATACATCCAGCAAAGCAAAACATGTCATCACAATGGTTATATAACCGAAGACAGGATATAATGGCATatgaaatactccctctgtcccaaaacaaatgtctcaactttatactaactttagtataaagttgtactaagctcgagacaattattttgggacggagggagtaagtaCTAAACACCATGCTGAAAGAGAAATACATAAGTAAACATAGTACCACAAATAGCAGAAAATTATGTATTTGGTTTTAAGTTCAGAGAGAAGTAATCAGTGATCACATATTGCTGGTTGTAAACAAATAGGCACTAGGTCCAGAAAGGAGTAACTGTATAATATTAAAGTAAATGGACATAGTATAGACACAATAATAAGGTAAAAAAATCTTGGTATGAAGATAGAATGCAAGTAATgacctctccatcaacaattatATCAATCATTCTTGGCGGCACTATTATATCCTCAACAAATTTTGACAGTTGCGATTCTGCAGCCTGCAGAAATTTTCCAATGAATCCGGGTAGATATTCAGCATGAAGTAGGAAATGATATTGATTAAAGCTATGAATACAGTGAACTGGTTCCTACATTCTTTGCGGCACTGTTATGGAATAGAAGTTATGTTGCGGGACAAAGATACATAAAATAGTACTTCAAAGTTCTAACTTGATAAAGACTAATGAGTTCAATGCATCAGTATTCTACTGTCTGGTTATAAGGAAGATGTGTGTACAAAAATTAACCAAACATCCGATGTATGGAGAACATAAAAGATACAGCAGAGAAACGAATCAAACCTTACGGTTTCTCAACTTTAATCCCATGTCCATAGATTTCTCCTGAAGTACCTTTATCTCTGAGCTTATAGAACCAATTTCTGTCTAGCACAGAAATTAAAGAATTGCAGTGTGATTTAGTAAAACGAAATGAACTGGTTAACTACCGTTTAAAGGTACTAAAATTAAATGTAGATCTAGATAAAAAAATATTGTACGCATAGTAAGTCAAAAGAAATGGTGCCACTCAAATACGGTCATGGAGTTCTAGCATGGAgcacataaataaataaaataaaacaagtgTATTAATCTTAGATTGTTTTTTTCAAAACGGAGGCATAAGATTTGCCTCGTCTATTAATTAAGAAGAGAATAGAGTTTGTAATCACTCATGTATTATAAGCTTAGATTGTGGTATACAAAATGTTAAACTTCCAAGCACTCCGGATTTTGTTCATGTTATGGTTTGTAAAAGGACGAGCTGAAAATGCAGAGACGTGCTATTTCTTGATTTTCTGGTAGTTCACGCTTCACAGTGGGCAGCATTTTTCCAACAGTAAACATTTCAAGGATGATAAATATATTTGCTTATAATAACAGTAGCACCAAAAGTTGATGACAAGTAAATCCCATCCAGATACTGTTTCAGGCATCCACTACGACAAGAATGTCACGAGCAGTGCTGTCACAGCAGATGTGAATATGCAATTACCTGGAATCCAGTTAGAACAGTTTCCATTTGTGACAGAATATTATCGCAATCAGAGATCTGATCATGCAGCAACACAAGGTTTTCGCTTTCTGTAATGTAATCctgcaaaagaaaaaaggaagacGGCATTGCATAAGAAAAACATGATAGGTACAGGTGATTTATATTTAGGCAGCACAGCACTAATAGAAGGTAGACACATCATAACTCCATGTTTTCCAAATAATTCATTGCGCCTGTGCAATTATTTGATGCCTCAAATTAATATACTGATGATAAGAATGGAGGAATGAATAAATTAGCTAACTTGCTAAGCAACAGGTTCACATTGTACtcatagaagaaaaaaaaaatcagctcTAAGGCAGTAGAACCATGGCAGCTTTGCATATCTGAGGCCTGGCAGAAGCAATTACCTGTATAGAATCCAGCTCGACTTGGCGTATGCTGTTCTCGACACCTTTTGTGTAATCGCGCATCTTGATGCCATTAGCCAGGATGTTTGCCACTTCCTGCAGGCACGCACGCAGAAACTTTTAAAGCAGCAAAAATCGTCCAAGGAAGAAAGAATGGCACACTGTTCTTGCTCCGAAATGTTGCAGCCAGCTAGTTGTTTCAGAGAGATAAACATGGCAAGATGGAAGAAAACCCTCGAGCTTTTGAAAAGGCCTTGGTAAGCTACTGACTGACGCAAGAATGATACTGTAAATAAGCACCTGGTCGTTCTTGCAGTCCTCGAGCTCCTGCTGCAGCCCCTCCAGCGACTCATTGTCACTGCCAGAGAAACCACCAAGCATAAGCTTAGGCGCGTGAAGGAGGCGAGGAGATGTTGCTacaagggggagggagggagaaggaGCTGGTGGTCGGACGGACGGACGGACCTGgccgcgtcgtcgtcgtcgagggGGAGGTCGCCGACGAAGAC
This region includes:
- the LOC123399264 gene encoding vacuolar protein sorting-associated protein 52 A, which translates into the protein MEAIPAAAAPHDGQKQRFDLGVFVGDLPLDDDDAASDNESLEGLQQELEDCKNDQEVANILANGIKMRDYTKGVENSIRQVELDSIQDYITESENLVLLHDQISDCDNILSQMETVLTGFQTEIGSISSEIKVLQEKSMDMGLKLRNRKAAESQLSKFVEDIIVPPRMIDIIVDGEVNDEYMKTLEILSKKIKFIEADSMVKTSKALKDVQPEVERLRQKAVSKIFEFIIQKFYALRKPKTNIQILQQSVLKYKYTIVFLKEHAKEIYAEVRTAYIDTMNKVLSAHFRAYIQALEKLQLDIATSTDLLGVETRSTGYLFSIGKEPLKARSSVFALGERINVLKDIDQPALIPHISEAKSQKYPYEVLFRSLQKLLIDTATSEYLFSDDFFGEESLFQDIFAGPIQVVDEYFNAVLLNCYDAIGIMLMIRIIHQHQLIMFKRRIPCLDSYLDKVNMSLWPRFKMVFDLHLSSLRNANIKTLWEDDVHPHYVTRRYAEFTASLVHLNVEYGDGQLDLNLERLRMAIEDLLVKLAKMFPKPKMQTVFLINNYDLTIAVLKEAGTEGGKTQLHFEEVLKSNIAIYVEEVLMEHFSDLIKFVKTRTSEDSASSSDKASIGDVEPLVKDFASRWKAAIELMHKDVITSFSNFLCGMEILKAALTQLLLYYTRLTECVKRVNGGSALNKDLVSISSILYEIKKYSRTF